TTTCCGATTTCTCGCACGATATCTCCGCGTTTTGGTGCGGGGAAAAGTCGGAAGCGATAGAAATTTTCTGTAGCTTGACTTAAAACCTCTTCATATTCGGCCATACTACTAACGCTAACACCTGCTATAGGTTGTTCGTTTATAGGCGAAATGCTTTCTATAACCTGCGAACCCGAATCGACTAACCAACTGCCGCTAAAACTTCCCGAATTGCTATCCCTGAGGTCTAATTCTTTTAAGACTTGTTTCATATGGGTTTTAAAGAAAAGATTAACTATAAAAATTGCTCTTACATTTCGCTCGTCTAAGAGTATTATTATCCAATTTGCTGAAATACGGCATCTTATTTTAAAGGGTATGTTTGTCCGCCCAGAAAAAATTTCCTTTTATGAATACAGATATAGTTCTCGAAAAATTGGCAAGGATTAGAGCTAGTGCGGTGCCATCTAGGACAAGTGGCTTGGAACAGGAAATTGTTTTGAAGTTTGTGGAGCGAGATCCGCTTTTGAAGCAAGCTATTGAAGACGCGGCTAGTATTTATACTGATTTAAAGAGCGAATTTTCTCGGGAACTTGAACTTAGCGAGGACGACTTAATTCTAAGGCTTCAGAAGGGTTTTTTGAATTTCTATGGACAGGGTTCAATTTGTCCCTTTGTGCCATTGGCGGCTAATGGCCCATGGCTTGTTACAATCCATGGAGCTATTATTTACGATACCGGTGGCTATGGCATGTTGGGCTTTGGCCATTCGCCCTCGCTTGCGCCAGAGGTTTTTTCTAAACCATTAGTCATGGCCAATATCATGACGCCTAACGTTAGCCAGTATCGCTTTGCCAATGCTTTGCAGGAACACATTGGCTTTAGGGCGTTAAATGGCTCATGTCCTTATTCCAAAATACTCTGTATGAATAGCGGTTCCGAGGCAGTCACTGTAGCACTTCGCCTTACTGATGTTCACGCAAAAGCCATGACTGATGTTTCCTGCAAACACGCTGCTAAGAAAATAAAATTACTTTCTTTAAAAGGAAGCTTTCACGGCCGCACCGATAGGGCGGCTAGTATATCCAATTCCTGTGTGGAAAATTATAGACGACATTTGGGAAGTTTTCGAGATCGAGAAAGCGAGCTAGTCGTAGAACCAAATAACGTTTCCGAGCTTGAAA
Above is a window of Deltaproteobacteria bacterium DNA encoding:
- a CDS encoding aminotransferase class III-fold pyridoxal phosphate-dependent enzyme, producing the protein MNTDIVLEKLARIRASAVPSRTSGLEQEIVLKFVERDPLLKQAIEDAASIYTDLKSEFSRELELSEDDLILRLQKGFLNFYGQGSICPFVPLAANGPWLVTIHGAIIYDTGGYGMLGFGHSPSLAPEVFSKPLVMANIMTPNVSQYRFANALQEHIGFRALNGSCPYSKILCMNSGSEAVTVALRLTDVHAKAMTDVSCKHAAKKIKLLSLKGSFHGRTDRAASISNSCVENYRRHLGSFRDRESELVVEPNNVSELENVFEVTSRENIFVEAMFMEPVMGEGRPGLAITREFYDAARRLTLKHDSLLVVDSVQAGFRAQGCLSIVDYPSFDGIVPPDMEVFSKALNAGQFPLSVVALTPKAAGLYREGIYGNTMTANPRALEIGRAVLSQVTDALALNIRERGEEFLSGLKRLQSEMREIITEVRGTGLLLAAELDKKNYPVKDASGVCRALRAAGINVIPGGENALRFTPYFNINSDEINMILGVMRNVLLGFAKCANCQK